The following coding sequences lie in one Pseudomonas svalbardensis genomic window:
- a CDS encoding ankyrin repeat domain-containing protein — protein MSDQSRQMTPEEAAEFAEQVFNKAREGDAAMMAALLTKGLPPNLRNHKGDTLLMLAAYHGHVETVKVLLEHKADPEIRNDNGQSPIAGAAFKGDLAVVKALVEGGAQVEGSSFDGRTALMMAAMFNRVEIVDYLISKGADPKAKDANGVSALDAAKTMGAVDTTAQLQKLLG, from the coding sequence ATGTCAGACCAAAGCCGCCAGATGACCCCCGAAGAAGCCGCTGAATTTGCCGAACAGGTATTCAACAAAGCGCGCGAGGGCGATGCGGCCATGATGGCTGCACTGTTGACCAAGGGCCTGCCGCCGAATCTGCGTAACCACAAGGGCGACACCTTGCTGATGCTGGCCGCTTACCACGGCCATGTGGAGACGGTAAAAGTCCTGCTCGAACACAAGGCCGACCCGGAAATCCGCAACGACAACGGCCAGAGCCCGATTGCCGGCGCGGCGTTCAAGGGTGACCTGGCGGTGGTCAAGGCACTGGTTGAAGGCGGCGCGCAAGTGGAGGGTTCGTCCTTCGACGGTCGCACTGCGCTGATGATGGCGGCGATGTTCAATCGCGTCGAAATCGTGGACTACCTGATCAGCAAAGGCGCCGACCCGAAAGCCAAAGACGCCAATGGCGTCTCTGCGCTGGATGCCGCCAAGACGATGGGCGCGGTGGACACCACGGCGCAGTTGCAGAAGCTGCTCGGCTGA
- a CDS encoding MFS transporter, which yields MTALPYWRLSSFYLFYFALLGSTAPFLALYFDHLGFSSARIGELVAIPMLMRCVAPNIWGWLGDYTGRRLAIVRFGAVCTLLTFSLIFVSKTYAWLAMVMALHAFFWHAVLPQFEVITLAHLQGQTNRYSQIRLWGSIGFIITVVALGRLFEGLSLDIYPLTLVLIMAGIVVSSLWVPNAQPAQGNRIAGDGFLKQLRNPGVLAFYGCVALMQMSHGPYYTFLTLHLERLGYSRGLIGVLWAVGVVAEVLMFLAMSKILARFSVRRVLLASFLLAALRWLLLGSFAEFLWVLLFAQVLHAATFGSFHAAAIQFVQRSFGARQQGQGQALYAALAGTGGALGALYSGYSWNALGPALTFSIASLAAFAAAVIIATRMQEDRP from the coding sequence TTGACGGCGCTCCCGTACTGGCGGCTCTCCAGTTTCTATCTGTTCTATTTCGCCTTGCTCGGTTCGACAGCGCCGTTTCTGGCGCTGTACTTCGATCACCTGGGCTTTTCCAGCGCGCGCATCGGCGAGCTGGTGGCGATCCCGATGCTGATGCGCTGCGTGGCGCCGAACATCTGGGGCTGGCTCGGTGATTACACCGGCCGACGCCTAGCCATCGTGCGCTTCGGTGCGGTCTGCACGCTGCTGACGTTTTCGCTGATCTTCGTCAGCAAGACCTACGCCTGGCTGGCGATGGTCATGGCCTTGCACGCGTTTTTCTGGCACGCGGTGTTGCCGCAGTTCGAAGTCATCACGTTGGCGCACTTGCAAGGCCAGACTAACCGTTACAGTCAGATCCGCTTGTGGGGTTCCATCGGTTTTATCATCACCGTGGTCGCGCTTGGCCGGTTGTTCGAAGGGTTGAGCCTGGATATCTATCCGCTGACGCTGGTGCTGATCATGGCCGGCATCGTGGTCAGCAGTTTGTGGGTGCCGAACGCCCAACCGGCTCAGGGCAATCGAATTGCGGGAGATGGGTTTCTCAAGCAATTGCGCAATCCCGGCGTATTGGCTTTTTACGGTTGCGTGGCACTGATGCAGATGAGCCACGGTCCTTATTACACCTTTCTGACCTTGCACCTGGAGCGACTCGGGTACAGCCGTGGGCTGATCGGCGTGCTATGGGCGGTCGGTGTGGTCGCCGAAGTCTTGATGTTTCTGGCCATGAGCAAGATCCTCGCGCGTTTCTCCGTGCGACGGGTGTTGCTGGCGAGTTTTCTGCTGGCTGCCTTGCGTTGGTTGTTGCTCGGTTCGTTCGCGGAGTTCCTTTGGGTGCTGTTGTTCGCCCAGGTGCTGCACGCGGCGACATTTGGCAGCTTTCACGCAGCTGCCATCCAGTTCGTGCAACGTAGCTTTGGCGCGCGCCAACAAGGGCAGGGCCAGGCGTTATACGCCGCACTGGCCGGCACCGGCGGCGCACTGGGCGCGTTGTATTCCGGTTACAGCTGGAATGCCCTCGGCCCTGCATTGACCTTTAGTATTGCCAGCCTCGCAGCCTTCGCGGCGGCCGTTATCATTGCCACACGTATGCAAGAGGACAGGCCATGA
- the xthA gene encoding exodeoxyribonuclease III, protein MKIVSFNINGLRARPHQLAALIEKHQPDVIGLQETKVHDDQFPLAEVQALGYHVYFHGQKGHYGVALLSRQEPIALHKGFATDEEDAQRRFIWGTFADANGVPVTIMNGYFPQGESRDHPTKFPAKERFYSDLQQLLESQFSNDQPVVVMGDVNISPEDCDIGIGPDNMKRWLKTGKCSFLPEEREWMARLKNWGLVDSFRHLNPEVADRFSWFDYRSRGFEDEPKRGLRIDLIMASHGLLPRVKDAGVDYELRGMEKPSDHAPIWLELN, encoded by the coding sequence ATGAAGATCGTCTCCTTCAACATCAACGGGCTGCGCGCTCGCCCCCATCAGCTGGCGGCGCTGATCGAAAAGCATCAGCCAGATGTGATCGGACTGCAGGAAACCAAGGTTCACGACGACCAATTCCCGCTGGCCGAGGTTCAGGCACTGGGCTATCACGTGTATTTCCACGGTCAAAAAGGTCACTACGGCGTGGCCCTGCTCTCGCGTCAGGAACCTATCGCGCTGCACAAAGGTTTCGCCACCGATGAAGAAGACGCTCAGCGCCGCTTCATCTGGGGCACGTTCGCCGACGCCAATGGCGTGCCGGTGACCATCATGAACGGCTATTTCCCACAGGGCGAAAGCCGCGATCACCCGACCAAGTTCCCGGCCAAGGAACGCTTTTACAGCGACCTGCAGCAATTGCTGGAAAGCCAGTTCAGCAACGATCAGCCGGTGGTGGTGATGGGCGACGTGAACATTTCCCCGGAAGACTGCGACATCGGTATCGGCCCGGACAACATGAAACGCTGGCTGAAGACCGGTAAATGCAGCTTCTTGCCAGAAGAGCGCGAGTGGATGGCCCGTTTGAAGAACTGGGGCCTGGTGGACAGCTTCCGTCACTTGAACCCTGAGGTGGCCGACCGTTTCAGCTGGTTCGACTACCGTAGCCGCGGTTTTGAGGATGAGCCCAAGCGTGGGCTGCGGATTGACCTGATCATGGCGTCCCATGGGTTGTTGCCACGCGTGAAGGATGCGGGTGTGGATTACGAACTGCGCGGGATGGAAAAACCATCGGATCACGCGCCGATCTGGCTTGAACTGAACTGA
- a CDS encoding methylthioribulose 1-phosphate dehydratase, translating into MSLTREHLAQEIIDAGRFLYGRGWSPATSSNYSTRLSPTEALLTVSGKHKGQLGLDDVLVTDLSGNSLEPGKKPSAETLLHTQLYCWRPEIGAVLHTHSVNATVLSRLTPQDFIEFEDYELQKAFSGVSTHESRVRVPIFDNDQDIARLAAKVQPWLQAHPDCVGYLIRGHGLYTWGARMSDALRQIEAFEFLFECELKMRSLLNHKKLNRHA; encoded by the coding sequence ATGAGCCTTACCCGTGAGCACCTCGCCCAGGAAATCATCGATGCCGGGCGTTTTCTCTATGGCCGCGGCTGGTCGCCGGCCACCAGCAGCAACTACTCGACGCGCCTGTCGCCGACTGAAGCGCTGCTGACGGTGTCCGGCAAGCACAAAGGCCAACTCGGCCTCGACGATGTGCTGGTCACCGATCTGTCCGGCAACAGCCTGGAACCGGGCAAAAAACCGTCCGCCGAAACCCTGCTGCACACCCAGCTCTACTGCTGGCGCCCGGAGATCGGCGCGGTGTTGCACACGCATTCGGTGAACGCCACGGTGTTGTCGCGCCTGACGCCGCAAGACTTCATCGAGTTCGAAGACTACGAGCTGCAAAAAGCCTTCAGTGGTGTGTCGACCCACGAATCCCGGGTACGTGTGCCGATTTTCGATAACGACCAGGACATTGCGCGCCTCGCCGCCAAGGTGCAGCCTTGGCTCCAGGCCCATCCCGATTGCGTCGGCTACCTGATCCGCGGCCACGGTCTCTACACCTGGGGCGCGCGAATGAGCGATGCACTGCGACAGATCGAAGCCTTTGAATTTTTGTTCGAGTGCGAGTTGAAGATGCGCTCACTCTTGAACCATAAAAAGCTGAACCGTCACGCATGA
- a CDS encoding long-chain-acyl-CoA synthetase: MSRTPNDTITWGMMLRKLPSIAKAIPRVVKGMKAANVKDPTQPCGLGWSFEQATLRNPDGPALLQGEVALTYAQVNQWANRIAHHLIAQGIRKSDVVAVFIENRPELLVTILAVAKVGAISALLNTSQTRDTLAHSLNLVAPAAIIVGEELVPAFSAVRERVSIEAARTWFVADQDTFSHPGIAPDGFINLMTASADSSSANPASSQQVFFDDPCFYIYTSGTTGLPKAGVFKHGRWMRSSASFGLIALDMRPEDVVYCTLPLYHATGLCVCWGSAISGASGFAIRRKFSASQFWNDVRKYRATTLGYVGELCRYLVDQPPSVDDSKHSVTKMIGNGLRPGAWGEFKTRFAVNHICELYAASDGNIGFTNILNFDNTVGFSLMSWELAAYDHDSGAPIRDAKGFMRKVAKGEQGLLLAKIDDKAPLDGYTDPQKTEKVVLHDVFEKGDRYFNTGDLLRNIGFGHAQFVDRLGDTFRWKGENVSTTEVENILLQHPNISEAVAYGVEIRNTNGRAGMAAITPAESLATLDFSELLAFAREQMPAYAVPLFLRVKVKMETTGTFKYQKTRLKDEAFDPGKTGDDPIYAWLPGTQTYVQVTPQLLADIHGGAFRY; this comes from the coding sequence ATGAGCCGCACGCCGAACGACACGATTACCTGGGGCATGATGCTCCGCAAGCTGCCTTCCATTGCCAAAGCCATTCCTCGCGTGGTGAAAGGCATGAAAGCCGCCAACGTCAAGGACCCGACCCAACCGTGCGGCCTGGGCTGGAGCTTCGAGCAAGCGACGTTGCGCAATCCCGATGGCCCGGCATTGCTGCAGGGCGAGGTGGCGCTGACGTATGCTCAGGTCAACCAATGGGCCAATCGCATTGCCCATCATCTGATTGCCCAAGGCATCCGCAAGAGCGATGTGGTGGCGGTCTTTATCGAGAATCGCCCGGAACTGCTGGTGACGATTCTGGCGGTGGCCAAGGTCGGCGCAATCAGTGCCTTGCTCAATACTTCGCAGACCCGCGATACCCTGGCTCACAGCCTGAACCTGGTGGCGCCCGCGGCGATCATCGTCGGAGAAGAGCTGGTCCCGGCGTTTTCGGCGGTCCGCGAGCGGGTGTCGATCGAGGCGGCGCGCACCTGGTTCGTCGCTGATCAAGACACCTTCAGCCATCCGGGCATTGCGCCCGACGGGTTCATCAACCTGATGACCGCCAGTGCCGACAGCTCCAGCGCCAACCCCGCCAGCAGCCAGCAGGTTTTTTTCGACGACCCTTGTTTCTATATCTACACCTCGGGCACCACCGGCTTGCCCAAGGCCGGGGTGTTCAAACACGGCCGCTGGATGCGCAGCTCCGCAAGCTTCGGGCTGATCGCCTTGGATATGCGCCCGGAGGATGTCGTCTATTGCACCTTGCCGCTCTATCACGCTACCGGGCTGTGCGTGTGCTGGGGCTCGGCGATCAGTGGCGCCTCGGGTTTTGCCATTCGCCGCAAGTTCAGCGCCAGTCAATTCTGGAACGATGTGCGCAAGTACCGCGCGACCACCCTCGGTTATGTCGGCGAATTGTGCCGCTACCTGGTGGATCAACCGCCCAGCGTCGACGACAGCAAGCACAGCGTGACGAAGATGATCGGCAATGGCCTGCGCCCCGGCGCGTGGGGCGAGTTCAAGACACGTTTTGCGGTGAATCACATCTGCGAGTTGTACGCCGCCAGCGACGGCAACATCGGCTTCACCAACATCCTCAACTTTGATAACACCGTCGGTTTTTCCCTGATGTCATGGGAGTTGGCGGCGTACGACCACGACAGCGGTGCGCCGATTCGGGATGCCAAGGGCTTCATGCGCAAGGTTGCCAAAGGCGAGCAGGGGCTGTTGCTGGCGAAGATCGACGACAAGGCACCGCTCGACGGCTACACCGATCCGCAGAAGACCGAAAAGGTTGTGCTGCACGACGTGTTCGAGAAGGGCGACCGTTACTTCAATACCGGTGACCTGCTGCGCAACATCGGTTTTGGTCACGCGCAGTTTGTCGACCGCCTGGGAGATACATTCCGCTGGAAGGGTGAAAACGTCTCGACCACCGAGGTCGAAAACATCCTTCTGCAACATCCGAATATTTCCGAAGCCGTGGCCTACGGCGTGGAAATCCGCAACACCAACGGGCGTGCGGGGATGGCGGCGATTACGCCAGCCGAGTCCCTGGCGACCCTGGACTTCAGCGAACTGCTGGCCTTCGCCCGCGAGCAAATGCCCGCCTATGCGGTGCCGTTGTTCCTGCGGGTGAAAGTGAAAATGGAGACCACCGGCACGTTCAAATATCAGAAGACCCGCCTCAAGGACGAAGCCTTCGACCCCGGCAAAACCGGCGATGACCCGATCTACGCCTGGTTACCGGGAACCCAGACTTACGTGCAGGTCACTCCGCAGTTGCTGGCGGATATTCACGGCGGCGCTTTTCGTTATTGA
- a CDS encoding DUF3509 domain-containing protein, with protein MNLIQEKFSSLFSNFEVTTQPRPDGGILLTLSSTDGKVFKRSISYQQLHAGDQLSWVISAIRRDIAEQASELPQISMLQSQQRFALPTYHSV; from the coding sequence ATGAACCTGATCCAAGAAAAATTTTCGTCCCTGTTCTCCAACTTCGAAGTGACCACCCAGCCACGTCCGGACGGCGGCATTCTGCTGACCTTGAGCAGCACCGACGGCAAAGTCTTCAAACGTTCGATTTCCTACCAGCAATTGCATGCCGGTGATCAGTTGTCCTGGGTGATCAGTGCCATTCGCCGTGACATCGCCGAACAGGCCAGCGAACTGCCGCAGATTTCCATGCTGCAAAGCCAGCAGCGGTTTGCCCTGCCGACGTATCACTCGGTTTAA
- the mtnC gene encoding acireductone synthase translates to MPIKAILTDIEGTTSAVSFVFDVLFPYAAKHLPDFVRHNAARADVAEQLDAVRRDTNEPNADVERVIDILLDWIAEDRKATPLKALQGMVWKQGYQAGELKGHVFPDAIEALKRWHQGGYKLFVYSSGSIQAQKLIFGCSEAGDLSPLFSGYFDTTSGPKREAQSYERITQAIGLDASQILFLSDIVEELDAARTAGMATCGLAREGGELAGHVTVDSFARIDPSTF, encoded by the coding sequence ATGCCGATCAAAGCGATTCTCACCGACATCGAAGGCACCACCAGCGCGGTGAGTTTTGTGTTCGACGTGCTGTTTCCCTACGCGGCCAAACACTTGCCGGATTTTGTTCGCCATAACGCCGCGCGTGCGGATGTTGCCGAGCAACTGGACGCCGTTCGCCGGGATACCAACGAGCCGAACGCCGACGTCGAGCGGGTGATCGACATTCTTCTGGACTGGATTGCCGAAGACCGCAAAGCCACGCCGCTCAAGGCGTTGCAAGGCATGGTCTGGAAACAGGGCTATCAGGCCGGAGAGTTGAAAGGCCACGTTTTCCCGGACGCCATTGAAGCGCTCAAACGCTGGCATCAGGGCGGCTACAAATTATTTGTTTATTCGTCCGGTTCGATCCAGGCCCAAAAGCTGATCTTCGGCTGCTCGGAAGCGGGGGATCTTTCACCACTGTTCAGTGGCTATTTCGACACCACCTCGGGGCCCAAGCGTGAAGCGCAGTCCTACGAGCGCATTACCCAGGCCATTGGCCTGGACGCTTCGCAGATCCTTTTTCTGTCCGACATCGTCGAGGAACTGGACGCGGCGCGCACGGCGGGAATGGCTACGTGCGGGCTGGCCCGTGAAGGCGGGGAGCTGGCGGGGCATGTGACCGTCGACAGTTTTGCGCGGATCGATCCTTCCACGTTCTAA
- the aroC gene encoding chorismate synthase encodes MSGNTYGKLFTVTTAGESHGPALVAIVDGCPPGLEISLEDLQRDLDRRKPGTSRHTTQRQEADEVEILSGVFEGRTTGCAIGLLIRNTDQKSKDYSAIKDLFRPAHADYTYHHKYGERDYRGGGRSSARETAMRVAAGAIAKKYLATQGIVIRGYMSQLGPIEIPFKTWDSVEENAFFSPDPDKVPELEAYMDQLRRDQDSVGAKITVVAEGVMPGLGEPIFDRLDAELAHALMSINAVKGVEIGAGFASVAQRGTEHRDEMTPHGFLSNNAGGILGGISSGQPIVAHLALKPTSSITTPGRSIDIHGNPVEVVTKGRHDPCVGIRATPIAEAMMAIVLMDHLLRHRGQNLDVRVSTPVLGQL; translated from the coding sequence ATGTCCGGCAATACCTACGGCAAGCTGTTCACTGTCACCACCGCGGGCGAAAGCCATGGTCCGGCGTTGGTCGCCATTGTCGACGGCTGCCCGCCGGGCCTGGAGATCTCTCTGGAGGATCTGCAGCGTGACCTGGATCGCCGCAAACCCGGCACCAGCCGCCACACCACCCAGCGCCAGGAAGCCGACGAAGTCGAAATTCTCTCCGGCGTGTTCGAAGGACGCACCACCGGTTGCGCCATCGGCCTGTTGATCCGCAACACCGACCAGAAGTCCAAGGATTACTCGGCGATCAAGGACCTGTTCCGCCCGGCCCACGCCGACTACACCTATCACCACAAATACGGCGAGCGCGATTACCGTGGCGGCGGTCGCAGTTCTGCCCGCGAAACGGCCATGCGCGTGGCCGCCGGTGCGATTGCGAAAAAATACCTGGCCACTCAGGGCATCGTCATTCGTGGCTACATGAGCCAGCTCGGCCCGATCGAAATCCCGTTCAAGACCTGGGATTCGGTGGAAGAGAACGCCTTCTTCAGCCCTGATCCGGACAAGGTCCCGGAGCTGGAGGCCTACATGGACCAGTTGCGTCGCGACCAGGATTCGGTTGGCGCGAAGATCACCGTAGTCGCTGAAGGCGTAATGCCGGGCCTTGGCGAGCCGATCTTCGACCGTCTCGATGCCGAACTCGCTCACGCGCTAATGAGCATCAACGCGGTCAAAGGCGTGGAAATCGGCGCCGGTTTCGCCAGCGTTGCCCAGCGTGGCACCGAACACCGCGATGAAATGACCCCGCATGGTTTCCTCAGCAACAACGCGGGCGGCATTTTAGGTGGCATTTCGTCGGGTCAGCCAATCGTCGCGCACCTGGCGCTCAAGCCAACCTCGAGCATCACCACGCCGGGTCGTTCCATCGACATCCATGGCAACCCGGTGGAAGTCGTCACCAAGGGTCGCCACGACCCGTGCGTCGGCATCCGCGCCACACCGATCGCCGAAGCGATGATGGCCATCGTGCTGATGGATCACCTGTTGCGTCACCGTGGGCAGAACCTGGACGTGCGCGTGAGCACGCCGGTGCTGGGTCAGCTTTAA
- a CDS encoding phosphate ABC transporter substrate-binding/OmpA family protein has product MTLRVLFLLMLCAWLPLTASAGALATPESGPVLRIQGSNTIGAALGPALVEGLMREQGLLKVHSETPDKANELRVIGETVQGRRVAVDIAAHGSSTGFTALKSATADLAASSRPIKDSERADLARLGDFKSPGAEQVIAIDGLAIILHPQNPLSELNTEQLARIFSGEAKTWEELGGTGGTIHLYARDDQSGTYDTFKELVLSRRGKTLSSAAKRFESSEQLSDAVSLDPQGIGFIGLPYVRQAKAVAIADGQSQAMLPLNSLIATEDYPLSRRLFFYLPPNGKNPWVEALVAFAQSSKGQAIVAANGFIAQTVQAMSVTPNALMPEGYQALSRHAQRLTVNFRFEEGSATLDNKARQDLWRVLDYIKQRDKTNRQVTLVGFGDAKSDPARADLLSKLRAMAVRRELVKRGVVFREIRGFGAEMPVAANSADEGRIKNRRVEVWVY; this is encoded by the coding sequence ATGACGCTGCGCGTGTTGTTCCTGTTGATGCTGTGCGCCTGGCTGCCGCTGACGGCGTCGGCTGGCGCGTTGGCGACGCCCGAGTCTGGCCCGGTGCTGCGCATCCAGGGTTCCAACACCATTGGCGCGGCATTGGGCCCGGCGCTGGTTGAGGGGTTGATGCGCGAACAGGGCCTGCTCAAGGTTCACAGCGAGACCCCGGACAAAGCCAACGAACTGCGCGTCATCGGCGAAACCGTTCAGGGCCGCCGGGTCGCGGTGGACATTGCGGCCCACGGTTCCAGCACCGGTTTCACCGCCCTGAAAAGCGCCACCGCCGACCTCGCCGCCTCTTCGCGCCCGATCAAGGACAGCGAACGGGCAGATCTTGCGCGCTTGGGCGACTTTAAAAGCCCCGGCGCCGAGCAGGTCATCGCCATCGATGGCCTGGCGATCATCCTTCATCCGCAAAATCCGTTGAGTGAACTGAACACCGAACAACTGGCGCGAATCTTCAGCGGCGAGGCAAAAACCTGGGAAGAACTCGGCGGCACCGGTGGGACGATTCATCTCTATGCGCGGGATGACCAATCGGGCACCTATGACACGTTCAAGGAATTGGTCCTCAGCCGCCGTGGGAAAACGCTGAGCAGCGCTGCGAAACGTTTCGAATCCAGCGAGCAATTGTCCGACGCAGTCAGCCTCGACCCGCAAGGGATCGGCTTCATCGGCCTGCCTTACGTGCGTCAGGCTAAAGCCGTGGCGATTGCCGATGGCCAATCCCAAGCCATGCTGCCGCTCAACAGCCTGATTGCCACGGAAGACTATCCGTTGTCACGTCGGCTGTTCTTTTACTTGCCGCCCAATGGGAAAAACCCTTGGGTCGAAGCACTGGTGGCGTTCGCCCAAAGCAGCAAGGGTCAGGCGATTGTCGCGGCCAATGGTTTTATCGCCCAGACCGTCCAGGCCATGAGCGTCACACCGAATGCATTGATGCCAGAGGGTTATCAGGCGCTCAGCCGTCACGCCCAGCGACTGACAGTGAATTTCCGTTTCGAAGAAGGCAGTGCGACGCTGGACAATAAGGCCCGGCAGGACCTGTGGCGGGTGCTCGACTATATAAAGCAGCGTGACAAGACCAATCGGCAGGTGACGCTGGTGGGGTTTGGCGACGCCAAAAGTGATCCGGCCCGCGCCGATCTGTTGTCGAAACTGCGCGCGATGGCTGTGCGACGGGAACTGGTGAAACGCGGCGTGGTGTTTCGCGAGATTCGTGGTTTTGGCGCTGAAATGCCGGTGGCGGCCAATAGCGCGGATGAGGGGCGGATCAAGAATCGGCGGGTTGAGGTGTGGGTGTATTGA
- a CDS encoding alpha/beta hydrolase — translation MGACESNRHLVDDGVMMLRVIALSLTLFTGFVQATVLQRPITLDTGTGELFGSLLLPKSDTPVPVVLIISGSGPTDRDGNNPDGGRNDSLKRLAWVLAKHNIASVRYDKRGVAASLAATPDERNLSVEAYVADAEAWGQKLKTDPRFGQLILLGHSEGALIASLAAPSLDAAAVISMSGSARPIDQVLRQQLSNRLPPALMLRSNELLDSLKAGHTDDNVPPQLQVIFRPSVQPYLISLFRQDPAAAFAKLKMPALIIQGSNDIQVGVGDARLLKAAKPDAELALIEGMNHVMRIVPNDVKRQLASYKDPQLPLAAELGARILGFIDGLRTS, via the coding sequence ATGGGTGCCTGCGAGTCCAACCGGCATCTTGTTGATGATGGCGTGATGATGCTGCGAGTTATAGCCTTGAGCCTTACCCTCTTTACCGGCTTTGTACAGGCCACTGTCCTGCAACGCCCGATCACGTTGGACACCGGCACCGGAGAGCTTTTCGGCTCGTTATTGTTGCCCAAGTCCGACACGCCGGTACCGGTTGTCCTGATCATTTCCGGCTCCGGTCCTACGGATCGTGACGGAAACAACCCCGACGGCGGACGCAACGACAGCCTCAAGCGTCTCGCTTGGGTACTGGCCAAACACAACATCGCCAGCGTGCGTTATGACAAACGCGGCGTGGCGGCGAGCCTTGCAGCGACCCCGGATGAACGCAATCTGTCGGTGGAAGCCTACGTGGCCGACGCCGAGGCCTGGGGCCAAAAGCTCAAAACCGACCCGCGTTTTGGCCAACTGATCCTGCTGGGCCACAGCGAAGGCGCCTTGATCGCCAGCCTCGCGGCGCCGAGCCTGGACGCCGCCGCGGTCATCTCCATGTCCGGCAGCGCCCGACCGATCGATCAGGTGCTGCGCCAACAATTGAGCAATCGCCTGCCGCCAGCACTGATGCTGCGCAGCAATGAACTGCTCGACAGCCTCAAGGCCGGCCACACCGACGACAACGTGCCGCCGCAGTTGCAGGTGATTTTCCGCCCGAGCGTGCAGCCGTATCTGATTTCATTGTTCCGCCAGGACCCGGCGGCGGCGTTCGCCAAGTTGAAGATGCCGGCGCTGATCATCCAGGGCAGCAACGACATCCAGGTCGGCGTCGGTGACGCCAGGCTGTTGAAGGCCGCCAAACCGGACGCCGAGCTGGCGCTGATCGAAGGCATGAACCACGTCATGCGCATCGTGCCCAACGATGTAAAACGGCAATTGGCCTCTTACAAGGATCCGCAATTGCCACTGGCGGCCGAACTCGGGGCGCGAATCCTCGGGTTTATTGACGGACTTCGCACCAGTTAA
- a CDS encoding 1,2-dihydroxy-3-keto-5-methylthiopentene dioxygenase → MSSLSVYHVSSPDLPNKVLTHFEDIASTLAEQGVRFDRWQAAAKIQPGASQEEVIAAYQEQIDKLMTERGYITVDVISLTSDHPQKAELRARFLDEHRHGEDEVRFFVAGRGLFTLHIDDYVYAVLCEKNDLISVPAGTPHWFDMGEHPHFVAIRLFNNAEGWVANFTGDDIASRFPSLED, encoded by the coding sequence ATGAGCAGCCTGTCCGTTTACCACGTCTCAAGCCCTGACTTGCCAAACAAGGTGCTGACGCATTTCGAAGACATCGCCTCGACCCTGGCCGAGCAGGGCGTGCGTTTCGACCGCTGGCAAGCCGCGGCGAAAATCCAGCCCGGCGCCAGTCAGGAAGAAGTGATCGCCGCGTATCAGGAGCAAATCGACAAGCTGATGACTGAACGCGGTTACATCACCGTCGATGTGATCAGCCTGACCAGCGATCACCCGCAAAAAGCCGAATTGCGCGCCAGGTTTCTCGACGAACATCGCCATGGCGAAGACGAAGTACGATTTTTCGTCGCCGGCCGTGGCTTGTTCACCCTGCACATCGACGATTACGTCTACGCGGTGCTCTGCGAGAAAAACGACCTGATCTCGGTGCCGGCCGGCACCCCGCACTGGTTCGACATGGGCGAGCATCCGCATTTCGTCGCGATCCGTCTGTTCAACAACGCTGAAGGTTGGGTGGCCAATTTCACCGGTGACGACATCGCCAGTCGCTTCCCGAGTCTTGAGGACTGA